Proteins encoded by one window of Micromonospora coxensis:
- a CDS encoding TrmH family RNA methyltransferase, translating into MTDTRQNRRVPVLEITDPDDERIADYRALTDVELRTRWEPPHGLFIAEGELVLRRALRAGYPARSYLVDAKRTDQLADLDTGDAPVYAATPDVLERATGFHVHRGVLASFRRKPLPSAAELLATARRVVILENVNNHTNLGALFRGAAALGIDAVLLSPSCADPLYRRSVRVSMGEVFAMPYATLERWPAGLDQVREAGFTVLAMTPAPDAVPIQRLTLAQRERAALLLGAEGPGLTDAAQSASDVRVVIPMRRGVDSLNVAAAAAVAFWELGRDDPPFDAG; encoded by the coding sequence GTGACGGACACCCGGCAGAATCGTCGGGTGCCCGTCCTTGAGATCACCGACCCCGACGACGAGCGGATCGCCGACTACCGCGCGTTGACCGACGTCGAGTTGCGTACCCGCTGGGAGCCCCCGCACGGCCTGTTCATCGCCGAGGGCGAGCTGGTGCTGCGGCGGGCGCTGCGGGCCGGCTACCCGGCCCGGTCGTACCTGGTCGACGCCAAGCGCACCGACCAGCTCGCCGACCTCGACACCGGCGACGCGCCGGTCTACGCGGCCACCCCGGACGTGCTGGAGCGGGCCACCGGATTCCACGTGCACCGGGGGGTGCTCGCCTCGTTCCGGCGCAAACCGCTGCCGAGCGCGGCCGAGCTGCTGGCCACCGCGCGCCGGGTGGTGATCCTCGAGAACGTCAACAACCACACCAACCTCGGCGCGCTGTTCCGGGGAGCCGCCGCGCTCGGGATCGACGCGGTGCTGCTGTCGCCGTCCTGCGCCGACCCGCTGTACCGGCGCAGCGTGCGGGTCAGCATGGGGGAGGTCTTCGCGATGCCGTACGCCACGCTGGAGCGCTGGCCCGCCGGCCTGGACCAGGTGCGGGAGGCGGGCTTCACCGTGCTCGCCATGACGCCGGCTCCGGACGCCGTGCCGATCCAGCGGTTGACCCTCGCGCAGCGCGAGCGGGCCGCGCTGCTGCTCGGGGCCGAGGGGCCCGGCCTCACCGATGCGGCCCAGTCCGCCAGCGACGTCCGGGTGGTCATCCCCATGCGGCGCGGGGTGGACTCGCTGAACGTCGCCGCCGCCGCGGCCGTGGCGTTCTGGGAGCTGGGTCGCGACGATCCGCCCTTCGACGCCGGGTAG
- the argG gene encoding argininosuccinate synthase, translating to MSKVLTSLPIGERVGIAFSGGLDTSVAVAWMRDKGAVPCAYTADIGQYDEPDIASVPGRALSYGAEVARLVDCRAALVEEGLAALTCGAFHIRSGGRAYFNTTPLGRAVTGTLLVRAMISDDVQIWGDGSTFKGNDIERFYRYGLLANPQLRIYKPWLDADFVTELGGRKEMSEWLLERGLPYRDSTEKAYSTDANIWGATHEAKTLEHLDTGIETVNPIMGVRFWDPSVEIPTEDVTIGFDQGRPVTINGKEFGSPVDLVLEANAIGGRHGLGMSDQIENRIIEAKSRGIYEAPGMALLHAAYERLVNAIHNEDTLANYHNEGRRLGRLMYEGRWLDPQALMLRESLQRWVGTAVTGEVTLRLRRGEDYSILDTSGPAFSYHPDKLSMERTEDSAFGPSDRIGQLTMRNLDIADSRAKLEQYATLGMVGGATPQRMVGAAQAASTGLIGAMPEGGAEAIASRGVPSAEDVALDRAAMEFGVD from the coding sequence GTGTCCAAGGTTCTCACCTCCCTGCCCATCGGCGAACGTGTCGGCATCGCCTTCTCCGGCGGCCTCGACACCTCGGTCGCGGTCGCGTGGATGCGCGACAAGGGCGCCGTCCCCTGCGCCTACACCGCCGACATCGGCCAGTACGACGAGCCCGACATCGCCTCGGTGCCCGGTCGTGCGCTCAGCTACGGCGCCGAGGTCGCCCGACTGGTCGACTGCCGCGCCGCCCTGGTCGAAGAGGGCCTGGCGGCGCTGACCTGCGGTGCCTTCCACATCCGCTCGGGCGGGCGGGCGTACTTCAACACCACGCCGCTGGGCCGGGCCGTGACCGGGACCCTCCTGGTCCGGGCGATGATCTCCGACGACGTCCAGATCTGGGGCGACGGCTCGACCTTCAAGGGCAACGACATCGAGCGGTTCTACCGCTACGGCCTGCTGGCCAACCCGCAGCTGCGCATCTACAAGCCGTGGCTGGACGCCGACTTCGTCACCGAACTGGGCGGGCGCAAGGAGATGTCGGAGTGGCTGCTCGAACGCGGCCTGCCGTACCGGGACAGCACCGAGAAGGCGTACTCCACCGACGCCAACATCTGGGGCGCCACCCACGAGGCGAAGACCCTCGAACACCTCGACACCGGCATCGAGACGGTCAACCCGATCATGGGAGTCCGGTTCTGGGACCCGTCGGTGGAGATCCCGACCGAGGACGTCACGATCGGCTTCGACCAGGGCCGCCCGGTGACCATCAACGGCAAGGAGTTCGGCAGCCCCGTCGACCTGGTGCTGGAGGCCAACGCCATCGGCGGCCGGCACGGCCTGGGCATGTCGGACCAGATCGAGAACCGGATCATCGAGGCCAAGAGCCGGGGCATCTACGAGGCGCCCGGCATGGCGCTGCTGCACGCCGCGTACGAACGGCTGGTCAACGCCATCCACAACGAGGACACCCTGGCCAACTACCACAACGAGGGCCGCCGCCTCGGTCGGCTGATGTACGAGGGGCGCTGGCTGGACCCGCAGGCGCTGATGCTGCGCGAGTCGTTGCAGCGCTGGGTCGGCACGGCGGTCACCGGCGAGGTGACGCTGCGGCTGCGCCGGGGCGAGGACTACTCGATTCTGGACACCAGCGGCCCGGCGTTCAGCTACCACCCCGACAAGCTGTCGATGGAGCGTACCGAGGACTCGGCGTTCGGCCCGTCGGACCGGATCGGCCAGCTCACCATGCGCAACCTGGACATCGCCGACTCGCGGGCGAAGCTGGAGCAGTACGCCACCCTCGGCATGGTGGGCGGCGCGACCCCCCAGCGGATGGTCGGCGCCGCGCAGGCGGCCTCGACCGGGCTGATCGGCGCGATGCCGGAGGGCGGCGCGGAGGCCATCGCCTCCCGGGGGGTGCCCTCCGCCGAGGACGTGGCGCTCGACCGCGCCGCGATGGAGTTCGGCGTCGACTGA